Proteins from a genomic interval of Nasonia vitripennis strain AsymCx chromosome 3, Nvit_psr_1.1, whole genome shotgun sequence:
- the LOC100679803 gene encoding speckle-type POZ protein-like: MDTTEKETLIKLQALDQFEALLNNKEFSDVKFVVEGKTIYANKVILISRSSVFSAMFRNPMKEAQESAVEITDIEYNVMLETLRFVYVAKVNEIEKFSKSLLATADKYDLGGLKEICTDHLCTKISVESVVEYLSLADLHNVRQLKEKAIKFIIDNGNAMVNRPEFDSIVDLHKGAFLEVVRAVLAREKIEDSRSSKSYKKKLHQTYRHVLLQSLKQNV; the protein is encoded by the exons atggatACTACCGAGAAGGAGACGTTGATTAAGCTTCAGGCACTAGATCAATTTGAAGCCCTTCTCAACAACAAGGAGTTCAGTGACGTAAAATTCGTGGTTGAAGGCAAAACCATATACGCGAACAAGGTTATCCTGATCTCCAGAAGCTCGGTTTTCTCAGCTATGTTCAGAAATCCGATGAAAGAAGCCCAAGAGAGTGCAGTAGAAATAACGGACATCGAGTACAACGTTATGTTGGAAACTTTACGATTCGTCTACGTTGCCAAAGTTAATGAAATCGAGAAGTTTTCGAAAAGCCTACTAGCTACGGCCGATAAGTATGACCTTGGCGGACTGAAGGAGATTTGCACGGATCACTTGTGCACTAAGATATCCGTTGAAAGCGTCGTGGAGTACCTTAGTTTGGCGGATTTACACAACGTCCGGCAACTCAAAGAAAAGGCGATCAAGTTCATCATTGATAATGGAAATGCGATGGTGAATAGACCAGAGTTCGATTCGATAGTCGATTTACACAAAGGCGCTTTCCTGGAAGTTGTTCGTGCTGTGTTAGCGCGAGAAAAAATTGAGGACAGTAGGTCGTCAAAAAG CTACAAAAAGAAACTCCATCAGACCTACCGGCACGTTTTACTGCAATCACTCaagcaaaatgtataa
- the LOC100122904 gene encoding trafficking protein particle complex subunit 10 isoform X1 — protein MNCNGGPPAANIAEQRTTSDGFMDCTPIVTYAGDKELFNTLANNLVKSLPTDAVEWRRSFDRPIRQVKLGATFVPFTQEVLPSEKDFHLIKRPIFHTYWSECSDVDVYKASLRDDIDSWLKTLAKARIQDWMIVLVETYDIKKSNKLLPRTTVLDKIRSDFASKHGDRCLSIINPIKSESRSAESWRGLITRIRHLMLTAYDRTLLKFEEIIRDHREKRNQAGWNFCHYFLLQEELAFVLEMLGLFEEALVQYDELDALFTQFVLNTNVGDTPTWLSSFQTPLNNWTGVNLNNSIDYHTRILIADCKASLLDLRSYLFGRQCAMLLSLNKPWEVAQRCLSFVHDTINELRILEIQRPEGSVECWAFLCALEVLHACQSSTSSIDNSQLLDLCSLHTASLWALARDKLESLGKLCGLMPGNEPTSEQLHTVVYLIAGMGDSEPADHDSMKQPTPTDKLKEALSSKEAFRKQYLYHTELAMGTYKHVGRIRSARLIGKELAHFYSELNENQKAVVFLLDALQTYSSEGWVHLAAQTQHELAQCYKKMDDVERYTKICAAIASTKHLHLTVRNSYLDEMLGYSKMLTAPQPLLTEMSNSFVVLEMEVNLTDKVIQDCEVKVEVVIKSLLPRPVTCTRAELSVEEVQKPNTKRKGAKNTESGIELLLKCRIQDSNPVDPCLLQLPVSSILVFKEDKSIGSANVHVGKSTKNAVKRSDSVKHRKPSMNVKGDFAGALATSEEFTLQPGINRFTLTKRVEQPGYYRVSQLSLVVEKKLEFLSSVLEPRLCYSVAKTQPTIALNCARDLLAGLAQSVELVISSGSVRINEGSKLKLRTSRGMTLSRVEDGGVKTQAAAGLRELEMAVPPCEPFETTKLNLTVLAELPPKKDSSSMEHKLNIQCPWGSEESISLHFGAPLMSTMKLHTAKRRKFLQIVVTGLSSQLLQLTEPQLTSGTSVDVHFRSLNPSAGLKLVVGNGMSVSFMWEVEIGNDDDRSTIPIKTDFRVKYIAIKDIEELDETERDKDSKDIVDDPLHIRDMEKVEKESNVYWCNFDVTDYSTLFTVSSRVEAAGGGGEFCRAGSMCHLCLTVTRMHQPTANSNNHHHHHAPPQLMYEVLADQTMWAVCGRTAGIVSLEVLEKQSVTLDVMPLTSGYLPLPVVRLSRYIPAAVELKNDNSRKNEIGTGAGPRLEPFSPGQVYNASKAQQVHVLPAASMSAEMN, from the exons ATGAATTGCAATGGAGGGCCGCCTGCTGCGAACATCGCTGAACAGCGGACGACGAGCGACGGCTTCATGGACTGTACTCCGATCGTCACCT ATGCAGGAGACAAAGAACTGTTTAATACCTTGGCAAACAACCTGGTCAAGTCATTACCTACAGATGCCGTCGAGTGGAGGAGATCGTTCGATAGGCCGATCAGGCAGGTCAAGCTTGGGGCAACGTTCGTTCCGTTTACCCAGGAGGTTCTGCCATCGGAGAAAGACTTTCACCTCATTAAACGGCCTATATTTCACACATACTGGAGCGAATGTTCG GATGTCGATGTTTATAAGGCATCTCTTAGAGATGACATAGACTCTTGGTTGAAGACATTGGCAAAAGCTCGAATACAAGACTGGATGATAGTTTTGGTAGAAACCtatgatattaaaaaaagtaacaaattacTACCAAGAACAACTGTACTTGATAAGATTCGCAGTGATTTTGCATCCAAACATGGAGAcag ATGTCTGTCAATCATCAACCCAATAAAATCTGAATCTCGCTCTGCTGAGTCATGGAGAGGTTTAATAACTCGTATTAGGCATTTAATGCTGACAGCCTACGATCGAACGCTTTTAAAGTTTGAAGAGATAATAAGAGATCACAGGGAGAAGAGAAATCAAGCAGGCTGGAATTTTTGccattattttttacttcaG GAGGAGCTCGCCTTTGTTTTAGAAATGTTAGGTTTGTTCGAGGAAGCATTAGTGCAGTACGATGAACTGGATGCTCTTTTTACACAGTTTGTCTTGAACACTAATGTAGGAG ATACTCCAACGTGGCTAAGCTCGTTTCAAACTCCCTTGAACAATTGGACGGGAGTCAATCTTAATAATAGTATAGATTATCACACAAGAATCTTGATAGCAGACTGCAAAGCCTCGCTTCTGGACCTCAGGAGCTATCTATTTGGTAGACAGTGTGCTATGCTACTTTCATTAAACAAACCCTGGGAA GTTGCACAACGCTGTTTATCTTTTGTACATGACACTATAAACGAATTACGGATACTCGAAATCCAACGGCCAGAAGGCTCAGTCGAGTGCTGGGCCTTCCTCTGCGCATTAGAAGTATTACACGCGTGCCAATCATCGACCTCTAGCATAGATAATAGTCAGCTGTTGGACCTGTGCTCGTTACATACAGCTAGTTTGTGGGCGCTCGCACGAGACAAG CTGGAAAGTCTGGGTAAACTGTGCGGCCTGATGCCTGGCAACGAGCCAACGAGCGAGCAGCTCCACACCGTCGTGTACCTGATCGCGGGTATGGGCGACTCGGAACCCGCAGATCATGATTCCATGAAACAACCTACCCCCACCGATAAGCTCAAGGAAGCTTTGTCGTCCAAAGAGGCTTTTAGGAAACAGTACCTGTATCACACGGAATTAG caatGGGCACATATAAGCACGTCGGCCGCATAAGGTCGGCGCGACTGATCGGAAAAGAGCTAGCGCATTTCTATAGCGAGTTGAACGAGAATCAGAAGGCGGTTGTCTTTCTCCTGGACGCCCTGCAGACCTACAGCAGCGAAGGATGGGTTCACCTGGCCGCACAGACGCAGCACGAGCTCGCCCAGTGCTACAAGAAGATGGACGACGTCGAGCGCTACACCAAGATCTGCGCCGCGATAGCCAGTACTAAACACCTTCATCTCACAGTTCGAAATTCTTACCTCGACGAGATGCTTGGGTATTCGAAGATGCTTACCGCGCCGCAACCACTGCTCACCGAGATGTCGAATAGCTTTGTGGTGCTAGAGATGGAGGTGAATCTTACTGACAAGGTCATTCAGGATTGTGAGGTGAAGGTTGAGGTGGTGATTAAGAGTCTGCTGCCAAGGCCGGTGACTTGTACGAGAGCTGAGCTCTCGGTTGAGGAGGTGCAGAAGCCTAACACTAAAAGAAAAGGGGCCAAAAATACAGAATCTGGCATAGAATT ATTGTTAAAGTGCCGAATTCAAGATTCAAATCCAGTAGACCCTTGTCTCCTACAACTTCCAGTCTCTTCGATCCTTGTTTTCAAAGAGGATAAGAGTATCGGCTCGGCAAACGTTCACGTTGGCAAGAGCACGAAGAATGCGGTTAAACGCTCGGATAGCGTAAAGCACCGCAAACCCTCGATGAACGTCAAAGGTGACTTTGCAGGGGCTCTCGCCACATCTGAAGAGTTCACTCTCCAGCCGGGTATCAACAGATTCACGTTGACAAAACGAGTCGAGCAGCCAGGTTACTACAGGGTTAGTCAATTGTCTCTCGTCGTTGAAAAGAAGCTGGAGTTTCTGTCGTCCGTGTTGGAACCAAGGCTGTGTTATTCG GTTGCTAAAACTCAACCAACGATCGCGCTGAATTGCGCTCGGGATCTGCTGGCGGGTCTGGCGCAAAGCGTCGAGCTGGTGATATCGAGTGGTAGCGTCAGGATAAATGAGGGCTCGAAATTAAAACTCAGAACATCGAGAGGAATGACACTGTCGAGGGTAGAAGACGGAGGAGTAAAGACTCAGGCTGCAGCAGGGCTGAGGGAGCTCGAAATGGCGGTACCACCTTGTGAGCCTTTCGAAACGACAAAGCTAAATTTGACGGTACTAGCTGAGTTACCGCCGAAGAAGGATTCGTCATCTATGGAACACAAA CTTAATATTCAATGTCCCTGGGGCTCGGAAGAAAGTATAAGCCTACACTTTGGCGCACCTTTGATGTCAACCATGAAGCTGCACACAGCCAAACGTCGCAAATTCCTACAGATAGTAGTAACAGGTCTGTCGAGTCAGTTGTTGCAGCTGACTGAGCCCCAACTGACTAGTGGTACCTCGGTTGACGTACACTTTCGCAGTCTAAATCCCAGTGCCGGCCTAAAGCTCGTTGTTGGAAATGGTATGTCCGTTTCGTTCATGTGGGAGGTAGAGATCGGCAATGATGACGATAGATCTACCATTCCTATCAAAACGGACTTTCGAGTAAAATACATCGCCATCAAAGATATCGAAGAACTCGACGAGACCGAAAGGGATAAG GACAGTAAAGACATTGTCGATGATCCGCTTCATATACGAGATATGGAGAAGGTCGAGAAGGAGAGCAACGTCTACTGGTGCAATTTCGACGTCACCGACTATTCC ACTTTGTTCACGGTGTCATCGAGGGTCGAGGCAGCCGGCGGTGGCGGTGAGTTCTGTCGCGCGGGCAGCATGTGCCACCTCTGCCTGACCGTGACGCGCATGCATCAACCCACAGCCAACTCGAacaatcatcatcatcatcacgcGCCGCCACAGCTCATGTACGAGGTACTTGCCGACCAAACCATGTGGGCCGTCTGTGGACGGACGGCTGGCATCGTCTCACTCGAGGTGCTGGAAAAGCAGAGCGTCACCCTGGACGTCATGCCTCTCACGAGCGGATACTTGCCCTTGCCTGTGGTCAGGCTGTCGCGCTACATACCCGCGGCCGTCGAGCTCAAGAACG ATAACTCCCGAAAGAACGAGATAGGAACCGGGGCCGGACCAAGACTCGAACCATTCAGCCCGGGTCAAGTTTACAACGCCAGCAAAGCTCAGCAAGTTCATGTACTACCGGCCGCTTCGATGTCCGCCGAGATGAACTAA
- the LOC100122904 gene encoding trafficking protein particle complex subunit 10 isoform X2 produces the protein MNCNGGPPAANIAEQRTTSDGFMDCTPIVTYAGDKELFNTLANNLVKSLPTDAVEWRRSFDRPIRQVKLGATFVPFTQEVLPSEKDFHLIKRPIFHTYWSECSDVDVYKASLRDDIDSWLKTLAKARIQDWMIVLVETYDIKKSNKLLPRTTVLDKIRSDFASKHGDRCLSIINPIKSESRSAESWRGLITRIRHLMLTAYDRTLLKFEEIIRDHREKRNQAGWNFCHYFLLQEELAFVLEMLGLFEEALVQYDELDALFTQFVLNTNVGDTPTWLSSFQTPLNNWTGVNLNNSIDYHTRILIADCKASLLDLRSYLFGRQCAMLLSLNKPWEVAQRCLSFVHDTINELRILEIQRPEGSVECWAFLCALEVLHACQSSTSSIDNSQLLDLCSLHTASLWALARDKLESLGKLCGLMPGNEPTSEQLHTVVYLIAGMGDSEPADHDSMKQPTPTDKLKEALSSKEAFRKQYLYHTELAMGTYKHVGRIRSARLIGKELAHFYSELNENQKAVVFLLDALQTYSSEGWVHLAAQTQHELAQCYKKMDDVERYTKICAAIASTKHLHLTVRNSYLDEMLGYSKMLTAPQPLLTEMSNSFVVLEMEVNLTDKVIQDCEVKVEVVIKSLLPRPVTCTRAELSVEEVQKPNTKRKGAKNTESGIELLLKCRIQDSNPVDPCLLQLPVSSILVFKEDKSIGSANVHVGKSTKNAVKRSDSVKHRKPSMNVKGDFAGALATSEEFTLQPGINRFTLTKRVEQPGYYRVSQLSLVVEKKLEFLSSVLEPRLCYSVAKTQPTIALNCARDLLAGLAQSVELVISSGSVRINEGSKLKLRTSRGMTLSRVEDGGVKTQAAAGLRELEMAVPPCEPFETTKLNLTVLAELPPKKDSSSMEHKLNIQCPWGSEESISLHFGAPLMSTMKLHTAKRRKFLQIVVTGLSSQLLQLTEPQLTSGTSVDVHFRSLNPSAGLKLVVGNGMSVSFMWEVEIGNDDDRSTIPIKTDFRVKYIAIKDIEELDETERDKDSKDIVDDPLHIRDMEKVEKESNVYWCNFDVTDYSITPERTR, from the exons ATGAATTGCAATGGAGGGCCGCCTGCTGCGAACATCGCTGAACAGCGGACGACGAGCGACGGCTTCATGGACTGTACTCCGATCGTCACCT ATGCAGGAGACAAAGAACTGTTTAATACCTTGGCAAACAACCTGGTCAAGTCATTACCTACAGATGCCGTCGAGTGGAGGAGATCGTTCGATAGGCCGATCAGGCAGGTCAAGCTTGGGGCAACGTTCGTTCCGTTTACCCAGGAGGTTCTGCCATCGGAGAAAGACTTTCACCTCATTAAACGGCCTATATTTCACACATACTGGAGCGAATGTTCG GATGTCGATGTTTATAAGGCATCTCTTAGAGATGACATAGACTCTTGGTTGAAGACATTGGCAAAAGCTCGAATACAAGACTGGATGATAGTTTTGGTAGAAACCtatgatattaaaaaaagtaacaaattacTACCAAGAACAACTGTACTTGATAAGATTCGCAGTGATTTTGCATCCAAACATGGAGAcag ATGTCTGTCAATCATCAACCCAATAAAATCTGAATCTCGCTCTGCTGAGTCATGGAGAGGTTTAATAACTCGTATTAGGCATTTAATGCTGACAGCCTACGATCGAACGCTTTTAAAGTTTGAAGAGATAATAAGAGATCACAGGGAGAAGAGAAATCAAGCAGGCTGGAATTTTTGccattattttttacttcaG GAGGAGCTCGCCTTTGTTTTAGAAATGTTAGGTTTGTTCGAGGAAGCATTAGTGCAGTACGATGAACTGGATGCTCTTTTTACACAGTTTGTCTTGAACACTAATGTAGGAG ATACTCCAACGTGGCTAAGCTCGTTTCAAACTCCCTTGAACAATTGGACGGGAGTCAATCTTAATAATAGTATAGATTATCACACAAGAATCTTGATAGCAGACTGCAAAGCCTCGCTTCTGGACCTCAGGAGCTATCTATTTGGTAGACAGTGTGCTATGCTACTTTCATTAAACAAACCCTGGGAA GTTGCACAACGCTGTTTATCTTTTGTACATGACACTATAAACGAATTACGGATACTCGAAATCCAACGGCCAGAAGGCTCAGTCGAGTGCTGGGCCTTCCTCTGCGCATTAGAAGTATTACACGCGTGCCAATCATCGACCTCTAGCATAGATAATAGTCAGCTGTTGGACCTGTGCTCGTTACATACAGCTAGTTTGTGGGCGCTCGCACGAGACAAG CTGGAAAGTCTGGGTAAACTGTGCGGCCTGATGCCTGGCAACGAGCCAACGAGCGAGCAGCTCCACACCGTCGTGTACCTGATCGCGGGTATGGGCGACTCGGAACCCGCAGATCATGATTCCATGAAACAACCTACCCCCACCGATAAGCTCAAGGAAGCTTTGTCGTCCAAAGAGGCTTTTAGGAAACAGTACCTGTATCACACGGAATTAG caatGGGCACATATAAGCACGTCGGCCGCATAAGGTCGGCGCGACTGATCGGAAAAGAGCTAGCGCATTTCTATAGCGAGTTGAACGAGAATCAGAAGGCGGTTGTCTTTCTCCTGGACGCCCTGCAGACCTACAGCAGCGAAGGATGGGTTCACCTGGCCGCACAGACGCAGCACGAGCTCGCCCAGTGCTACAAGAAGATGGACGACGTCGAGCGCTACACCAAGATCTGCGCCGCGATAGCCAGTACTAAACACCTTCATCTCACAGTTCGAAATTCTTACCTCGACGAGATGCTTGGGTATTCGAAGATGCTTACCGCGCCGCAACCACTGCTCACCGAGATGTCGAATAGCTTTGTGGTGCTAGAGATGGAGGTGAATCTTACTGACAAGGTCATTCAGGATTGTGAGGTGAAGGTTGAGGTGGTGATTAAGAGTCTGCTGCCAAGGCCGGTGACTTGTACGAGAGCTGAGCTCTCGGTTGAGGAGGTGCAGAAGCCTAACACTAAAAGAAAAGGGGCCAAAAATACAGAATCTGGCATAGAATT ATTGTTAAAGTGCCGAATTCAAGATTCAAATCCAGTAGACCCTTGTCTCCTACAACTTCCAGTCTCTTCGATCCTTGTTTTCAAAGAGGATAAGAGTATCGGCTCGGCAAACGTTCACGTTGGCAAGAGCACGAAGAATGCGGTTAAACGCTCGGATAGCGTAAAGCACCGCAAACCCTCGATGAACGTCAAAGGTGACTTTGCAGGGGCTCTCGCCACATCTGAAGAGTTCACTCTCCAGCCGGGTATCAACAGATTCACGTTGACAAAACGAGTCGAGCAGCCAGGTTACTACAGGGTTAGTCAATTGTCTCTCGTCGTTGAAAAGAAGCTGGAGTTTCTGTCGTCCGTGTTGGAACCAAGGCTGTGTTATTCG GTTGCTAAAACTCAACCAACGATCGCGCTGAATTGCGCTCGGGATCTGCTGGCGGGTCTGGCGCAAAGCGTCGAGCTGGTGATATCGAGTGGTAGCGTCAGGATAAATGAGGGCTCGAAATTAAAACTCAGAACATCGAGAGGAATGACACTGTCGAGGGTAGAAGACGGAGGAGTAAAGACTCAGGCTGCAGCAGGGCTGAGGGAGCTCGAAATGGCGGTACCACCTTGTGAGCCTTTCGAAACGACAAAGCTAAATTTGACGGTACTAGCTGAGTTACCGCCGAAGAAGGATTCGTCATCTATGGAACACAAA CTTAATATTCAATGTCCCTGGGGCTCGGAAGAAAGTATAAGCCTACACTTTGGCGCACCTTTGATGTCAACCATGAAGCTGCACACAGCCAAACGTCGCAAATTCCTACAGATAGTAGTAACAGGTCTGTCGAGTCAGTTGTTGCAGCTGACTGAGCCCCAACTGACTAGTGGTACCTCGGTTGACGTACACTTTCGCAGTCTAAATCCCAGTGCCGGCCTAAAGCTCGTTGTTGGAAATGGTATGTCCGTTTCGTTCATGTGGGAGGTAGAGATCGGCAATGATGACGATAGATCTACCATTCCTATCAAAACGGACTTTCGAGTAAAATACATCGCCATCAAAGATATCGAAGAACTCGACGAGACCGAAAGGGATAAG GACAGTAAAGACATTGTCGATGATCCGCTTCATATACGAGATATGGAGAAGGTCGAGAAGGAGAGCAACGTCTACTGGTGCAATTTCGACGTCACCGACTATTCC ATAACTCCCGAAAGAACGAGATAG